One window of Sphingomonas sp. KC8 genomic DNA carries:
- a CDS encoding SPOR domain-containing protein, producing the protein MTDAERGRFGLADEDRLPWLEAVEDEDDHGGVGASKLIAAVIAALVFIGLVVGGVFWMRERNKPAGSGELITAPEGDYKVPAEGAAANGMAVAGEGDAAYAASEGQTVESVINPNVRPEVPVAGVSAGIDVAPVRTVPLPPSQGAQASTTPAAKPAAKPAPVAAKPAPEKAAPAKPAGAPANLLPETRAQTAMAGGTIQLGAFNSESIATGEWSKLAAKFPELGKLSRSITTVEVGGKTLYRLRASGIGAREACKALKAANKPCNAV; encoded by the coding sequence ATGACGGATGCGGAACGGGGGCGTTTTGGCCTTGCCGACGAGGATCGGCTGCCGTGGCTCGAAGCGGTCGAGGATGAAGATGATCATGGCGGCGTCGGCGCGAGCAAGCTGATCGCGGCGGTGATCGCGGCCTTGGTGTTCATTGGTCTCGTCGTCGGTGGCGTGTTCTGGATGCGCGAACGCAACAAGCCGGCCGGATCGGGCGAACTGATCACCGCGCCCGAAGGCGATTACAAGGTGCCGGCCGAAGGCGCCGCCGCCAATGGCATGGCGGTCGCCGGCGAAGGCGATGCGGCCTATGCCGCGAGTGAGGGGCAGACCGTCGAGTCGGTCATCAATCCGAATGTTCGCCCGGAAGTGCCCGTAGCGGGCGTGTCGGCGGGAATCGATGTGGCGCCGGTTCGCACGGTTCCGCTGCCGCCATCGCAGGGCGCACAGGCGAGCACGACGCCCGCGGCCAAACCTGCGGCCAAGCCTGCCCCCGTTGCGGCCAAGCCGGCTCCGGAAAAGGCAGCCCCGGCCAAGCCGGCCGGCGCGCCGGCCAATCTGTTGCCGGAAACCCGCGCGCAGACCGCGATGGCCGGTGGCACGATCCAGTTGGGGGCATTCAATTCGGAAAGCATCGCGACAGGCGAATGGAGCAAGCTGGCGGCCAAATTCCCCGAATTGGGCAAGCTCAGTCGCTCGATCACCACGGTCGAAGTCGGCGGCAAGACGCTGTATCGCCTGCGTGCCAGCGGGATCGGCGCGCGCGAGGCGTGCAAGGCGCTGAAGGCGGCGAACAAGCCCTGCAACGCGGTTTGA
- a CDS encoding twin-arginine translocase TatA/TatE family subunit: protein MGGLSIWHWLVVGVIVLLLFGKGRFSDMMGDVAKGIKSFKKGMAEDDEAAKPAAPAPRLQAQQPIEPNPDRNLQPMQDDRPAQ, encoded by the coding sequence ATGGGTGGCCTCAGTATCTGGCATTGGCTCGTCGTCGGGGTCATCGTGCTCCTGCTGTTCGGCAAGGGGCGCTTTTCCGACATGATGGGCGACGTTGCCAAGGGCATCAAAAGCTTCAAGAAGGGCATGGCCGAGGACGATGAAGCGGCGAAGCCCGCCGCGCCCGCGCCGCGCCTGCAGGCACAGCAGCCGATCGAACCGAACCCCGATCGCAACCTTCAGCCGATGCAGGATGACCGGCCGGCCCAATAA
- the argS gene encoding arginine--tRNA ligase gives MTLYARFADRIGQILDDLAAAGDLPAGLDRKNVTVEPPRDPSHGDLATNAAMVLAKTAGKNPRELAALIAPKLARLPEIASAEMAGPGFINVRLTDGTWRDELTTILADGADYGRSKMGAGQRVNVEYVSANPTGPMHMGHCRGAVVGDALASLLEYAGHDVTREYYINDAGSQVETLARSAHLRYRQALGEQGITIPEGFYPGDYLVPIGAMLAAEFGDTYATAPDSEWLVLFREKTVAAMMDLIRADLALLGIHHDVFASEAKVQADGKVVAALDQLRAEGLVYEGVLEAPKGEVPDDWEPVEMTLFRATNFGDDSDRPVRKADGSYTYFGNDLAYHYQKAQTADQLINIWGADHAGTVKRIQAAVKALTGGKVPLDIKLVQMVRLLRGGEPVKMSKRSGSFVTLADVVREVGKDVVRFTMLTRKADAQMDFDFAKVVEASKDNPVFYVQYAHARIRSVHRKAAEEGITLTVPADLTKLDAEELGLVKFAAQFPRIVEAAAANHEPHRIAFYLYDLAASFHALWNRGNDDPSRRFLLADDPETTSARLALADAIGQVIRNGLAVMGVAAAEEMH, from the coding sequence GTGACCCTTTACGCCCGTTTCGCCGATCGCATCGGCCAGATTCTCGACGACCTCGCCGCTGCGGGCGATCTGCCGGCGGGGCTGGATCGCAAGAATGTGACGGTCGAACCGCCGCGCGATCCTTCGCATGGCGATCTTGCGACCAACGCGGCGATGGTGCTGGCCAAGACCGCCGGCAAGAACCCGCGCGAACTGGCGGCGCTGATCGCACCCAAGCTGGCGCGCCTGCCCGAAATCGCATCCGCCGAAATGGCCGGCCCCGGCTTCATCAACGTGCGGCTGACCGATGGCACCTGGCGCGACGAACTGACCACGATCCTGGCCGATGGCGCGGATTATGGCCGGTCGAAGATGGGTGCCGGCCAGCGGGTCAATGTCGAATATGTTTCTGCCAACCCGACCGGGCCGATGCACATGGGGCATTGCCGGGGGGCTGTGGTCGGCGATGCGCTGGCCAGCCTGCTGGAATATGCCGGCCATGATGTGACCCGCGAATATTATATCAACGATGCCGGCAGCCAGGTGGAGACGCTCGCCCGTTCGGCGCATCTGCGCTATCGGCAGGCGCTGGGCGAACAGGGGATCACGATCCCCGAGGGTTTCTACCCCGGCGATTATCTGGTGCCGATCGGTGCGATGCTGGCCGCCGAGTTCGGCGACACCTATGCGACGGCGCCCGACAGCGAATGGCTGGTGCTGTTCCGCGAAAAGACGGTTGCGGCGATGATGGACCTGATCCGCGCCGATCTGGCGCTGCTCGGCATCCATCACGACGTGTTCGCATCCGAAGCGAAGGTGCAGGCCGACGGCAAGGTCGTCGCCGCGCTCGATCAGTTGCGCGCCGAGGGCCTCGTCTATGAAGGCGTGCTCGAAGCGCCCAAGGGCGAAGTACCCGATGATTGGGAACCCGTTGAAATGACGCTGTTCCGCGCGACGAACTTCGGCGACGACAGCGACCGGCCGGTGCGCAAGGCCGATGGCAGCTACACCTATTTCGGCAACGACCTCGCATATCATTACCAGAAGGCGCAGACTGCCGATCAACTGATCAACATCTGGGGCGCGGACCATGCTGGCACCGTCAAGCGCATCCAGGCGGCGGTGAAGGCGCTGACGGGTGGCAAGGTTCCGCTCGATATCAAGCTTGTCCAGATGGTGCGGCTGTTGCGCGGTGGCGAACCGGTAAAGATGTCCAAGCGTTCGGGCAGCTTTGTGACATTGGCCGATGTCGTGCGCGAAGTGGGCAAGGATGTGGTGCGGTTCACCATGCTGACCCGCAAGGCCGATGCGCAGATGGACTTCGATTTCGCCAAGGTGGTCGAAGCGTCGAAGGATAATCCGGTTTTCTATGTGCAGTATGCGCATGCCCGGATCCGTTCGGTCCACCGCAAGGCCGCCGAAGAAGGCATCACGCTCACCGTTCCGGCGGACCTGACGAAGCTCGATGCCGAAGAACTGGGTCTGGTGAAATTCGCAGCGCAATTCCCGCGCATCGTCGAGGCGGCGGCCGCGAATCACGAGCCGCATCGCATCGCTTTCTATCTCTACGATCTCGCCGCCAGCTTCCACGCGCTGTGGAATCGCGGCAATGATGATCCGTCCCGGCGCTTTTTGCTGGCGGATGACCCGGAAACCACGTCGGCGCGTCTGGCCCTTGCCGACGCGATCGGGCAGGTTATTCGTAACGGCCTGGCGGTGATGGGCGTTGCCGCTGCCGAGGAGATGCATTGA
- the scpB gene encoding SMC-Scp complex subunit ScpB → MNPPDDSARAVEAALFAAEAPMSMAEIATAVGEGIDVRGALRRLADDYAGRGVNLVERGGRWHFQTAPDMAHILRRDREDARRLSRAGVETLAIIAYHEPVSRAEIEAIRGVQISKGTIDVLMEAGWIRPAGRREVPGRPLIYATTPAFLAHFGLSSRRDLPGIDDLKAAGLLDPVDLAFAQLEVESSDTDA, encoded by the coding sequence ATGAACCCGCCGGACGATTCCGCCCGCGCCGTCGAAGCGGCCCTGTTCGCCGCCGAAGCGCCGATGAGCATGGCTGAAATCGCAACGGCGGTGGGCGAAGGGATCGATGTGCGCGGGGCGCTGCGCCGGCTGGCCGACGATTATGCCGGGCGGGGCGTGAACCTGGTCGAACGCGGCGGCCGCTGGCATTTCCAGACGGCGCCCGACATGGCGCACATCCTGCGCCGTGATCGCGAAGACGCGCGACGGTTGAGCCGCGCGGGGGTCGAGACGCTGGCGATTATCGCCTATCACGAACCCGTCAGCCGCGCCGAAATCGAGGCGATTCGCGGTGTTCAGATATCCAAAGGCACGATCGACGTGTTGATGGAAGCGGGCTGGATTCGCCCCGCCGGCCGCCGCGAAGTGCCCGGCCGGCCGCTGATTTATGCGACAACCCCGGCGTTCCTGGCGCATTTCGGCCTGTCCAGCCGGCGCGACCTGCCGGGGATCGACGATTTGAAGGCCGCCGGGCTGCTTGATCCTGTCGATCTTGCGTTTGCGCAGCTAGAGGTGGAAAGCAGCGATACGGACGCCTAG
- a CDS encoding deoxyguanosinetriphosphate triphosphohydrolase: MRRLAPYAADPARSRGRLHAEAGGETRGPRDAFQRDRDRIIHSIAFRRLRHKTQVFVAPDGDHFRVRLTHSLEVAQIGRTIARALDLNEDLTEALCLAHDIGHPPFGHSGEDALKAATADAGGFDHNAHTLRVLTRLETPYPNWDGLNLSWETLEGLAKHNGPITNPTWAMIETDAEFPLDLGSHASLEAQIAALADDIAYDNHDIDDGLRAGLIDLDEVVAQPLVAPGWAAVTARHPAISGPRLVAELVREQIGRMVTDLLATTRARLADLRPDSVEAVRAAGRTIVGFSPEMAEAERSFKRFMYARLYHHPSQLDVAEKAGRIVAALAAAYRADPALLPVHWRETLPDAEPARTRHIADFIAGMTDRYAVARHREVVGPVEMPDGL; encoded by the coding sequence ATGCGCCGCCTTGCCCCTTATGCCGCCGATCCCGCCCGTTCACGCGGGCGTCTTCATGCCGAAGCCGGGGGTGAGACACGCGGGCCGCGCGATGCGTTCCAGCGCGATCGCGACCGGATCATCCATTCGATCGCGTTCCGCCGCCTGCGCCACAAGACGCAGGTGTTCGTCGCCCCCGATGGCGATCATTTTCGCGTGCGCCTGACGCACAGCCTGGAAGTGGCGCAGATCGGCCGCACCATCGCCCGTGCGCTCGATCTGAATGAGGATCTGACCGAGGCGCTGTGCCTTGCCCACGATATCGGCCACCCGCCGTTCGGCCATTCGGGCGAAGATGCGCTGAAGGCCGCGACGGCGGATGCCGGCGGGTTCGATCACAATGCCCATACCCTGCGCGTGCTGACCCGGCTGGAAACGCCCTATCCCAACTGGGATGGGCTGAATCTGTCATGGGAGACGCTGGAGGGGCTGGCCAAGCATAATGGCCCGATCACGAACCCGACCTGGGCGATGATCGAGACGGATGCCGAATTTCCGCTCGATCTGGGGAGCCATGCCTCGCTGGAGGCGCAGATCGCGGCGCTGGCCGACGACATCGCGTATGACAATCACGATATCGACGATGGCCTGCGCGCGGGGTTGATCGATCTGGACGAGGTGGTGGCCCAGCCGTTGGTGGCGCCGGGCTGGGCGGCGGTGACGGCGCGGCATCCCGCCATATCCGGCCCCCGGCTGGTGGCCGAACTGGTGCGCGAACAGATTGGCCGGATGGTGACGGATCTGCTGGCGACGACGCGCGCCAGGCTGGCTGATCTGCGGCCGGACAGCGTGGAAGCGGTGCGCGCCGCCGGCCGCACGATCGTCGGCTTTTCGCCGGAAATGGCGGAGGCCGAACGCAGTTTCAAACGCTTCATGTATGCCAGGCTCTATCATCATCCCAGCCAGCTCGACGTGGCGGAAAAAGCCGGGCGGATCGTGGCCGCGCTGGCGGCGGCCTATCGTGCCGACCCCGCCTTGCTGCCGGTGCACTGGCGCGAAACGCTGCCCGATGCCGAACCCGCACGCACGCGACACATCGCCGATTTCATCGCCGGGATGACGGATCGGTATGCGGTTGCCCGCCATCGCGAGGTGGTGGGGCCGGTGGAGATGCCCGACGGCCTGTAG
- a CDS encoding entericidin A/B family lipoprotein — MRKIVTLALVAGALMASACNTVEGAGKDVKSAGQAVEDVAK, encoded by the coding sequence ATGCGAAAGATAGTGACCCTTGCGCTGGTTGCAGGCGCTTTGATGGCGTCGGCGTGCAACACCGTTGAAGGCGCGGGCAAGGACGTGAAGTCGGCCGGGCAGGCGGTTGAGGACGTCGCAAAGTAA
- the nagZ gene encoding beta-N-acetylhexosaminidase produces the protein MTPLILGLTGPELSADERAFFADVDPAGFILFRRNVETAEQLRALTDGLREVAGRADVPILIDQEGGRVARMQPPVWPAFPRAELFDRLYDVAPASAIEAARANAQAIATMLFDAGINVNCLPLLDVRQPDAHDIIGDRALGAEPLRVAALGRAVIEGMQAAGVVGVVKHIPGHGRAMADSHVELPVVTAGETELERDLAPFIALAGAPMGMTAHVVYTAWDADECASLSARVIGDVIRGRIGFDGLLMSDDLGMHALTGDFGERAAGVLKAGCDIALHCSGDMAEMVAIAGAVGPIGDAARARLDRAMATVAGRAPAIAFADLVARRDALLAYA, from the coding sequence ATGACCCCGCTTATCCTTGGCCTGACCGGGCCAGAACTCAGCGCGGATGAGCGCGCGTTCTTCGCCGATGTTGATCCCGCCGGGTTCATCCTGTTCCGCCGCAATGTGGAAACGGCCGAACAGTTGCGCGCGTTGACCGATGGCTTGCGCGAGGTGGCGGGCCGGGCGGATGTGCCGATCCTGATCGATCAGGAAGGCGGCCGGGTCGCCCGGATGCAGCCGCCGGTGTGGCCGGCCTTTCCCAGGGCCGAACTGTTCGACCGGCTTTATGATGTGGCACCCGCCTCCGCGATCGAAGCGGCGCGCGCCAATGCGCAGGCGATCGCGACGATGCTGTTCGACGCGGGCATCAACGTCAACTGCCTGCCGCTGCTCGACGTGCGTCAGCCCGACGCGCACGACATCATCGGCGATCGCGCGCTGGGGGCCGAACCGCTGCGCGTGGCGGCGCTGGGCCGCGCGGTGATCGAAGGGATGCAGGCGGCCGGTGTCGTCGGCGTCGTCAAGCATATTCCGGGTCATGGCCGGGCGATGGCCGACAGCCATGTCGAACTGCCAGTCGTCACCGCAGGCGAAACGGAACTGGAACGCGATCTGGCGCCGTTCATCGCGCTCGCCGGTGCGCCGATGGGGATGACCGCGCATGTCGTCTATACCGCGTGGGACGCGGACGAATGCGCCAGCCTGTCAGCAAGGGTGATCGGCGATGTGATCCGCGGCCGGATCGGCTTCGACGGGTTGCTGATGTCCGATGATCTGGGGATGCACGCGCTGACCGGTGATTTTGGCGAACGTGCGGCGGGCGTGCTCAAGGCCGGGTGCGATATCGCGCTCCATTGTTCGGGCGACATGGCCGAAATGGTGGCGATTGCAGGGGCCGTCGGCCCGATCGGGGATGCGGCGCGCGCGCGCCTCGATCGCGCGATGGCAACGGTGGCTGGGCGGGCACCGGCGATCGCGTTCGCGGATCTGGTGGCCAGGCGGGATGCGCTCTTGGCTTACGCCTGA
- the tatB gene encoding Sec-independent protein translocase protein TatB, whose amino-acid sequence MFDIAPTELMLVALVALVVIGPKDLPRLMRIVGNWVAKARGMARHFRSGMDEMIRQSEIEEMERKWAAENERIMREHPVVPHDADAAQVTVSPEASGYAAPADAPYIDAPYTELPPGEVELSEPPAAIVQPEAKPSDMPPSSALQAELPLLDGGPSTGKPA is encoded by the coding sequence ATGTTCGATATCGCCCCTACCGAATTGATGCTGGTCGCGCTGGTCGCGCTGGTCGTGATCGGGCCGAAGGATTTGCCGCGCCTGATGCGCATCGTCGGCAATTGGGTGGCCAAGGCGCGCGGCATGGCGCGCCATTTCCGCAGCGGCATGGATGAAATGATCCGCCAGTCGGAAATCGAGGAGATGGAACGCAAATGGGCCGCGGAAAATGAGCGGATCATGCGCGAACATCCGGTGGTGCCGCACGATGCCGACGCGGCGCAGGTGACGGTGTCGCCCGAGGCCAGCGGATATGCCGCGCCGGCTGACGCGCCGTATATCGACGCGCCCTACACCGAATTGCCGCCCGGCGAAGTGGAACTGTCCGAACCACCGGCCGCCATCGTCCAGCCCGAGGCCAAGCCGTCCGACATGCCACCGTCGAGCGCGTTGCAGGCGGAACTGCCGTTGCTGGATGGCGGGCCATCGACGGGCAAGCCGGCATGA
- the ftsZ gene encoding cell division protein FtsZ gives MTIEFMRPEVDELRPRISVIGVGGAGGNAIANMIGSDVLGVDFIVANTDAQALNASAAEQRIQLGLKITQGLGAGARPEIGRAAAEEALEQIEAALNGAHMCFITAGMGGGTGTGAAPVIAKLARDKGILTVGVVTKPFSFEGNRRAKSAEAGIEELQKHVDTLIVIPNQNLFLVANPNTTFKEAFVMADEVLQQGVRSITDLMVMPGLINLDFADVRSVMGEMGKAMMGTGEAGGDNRAIEAAEKAIANPLLDGVSMKGAKGVIISITGGEDMRLMEVDEAANHIRELVDPDANIIWGSAFNNDLEGKIRVSVVATGIEAEASTQPEPAKLFTFPAARKAEPAPQAAAPAPVAAPAPVAAAPAAPAPAPVVAQPEIVLEPPVVDALDLTSSDIVAPPVDELLLNDTLTPPVTGNPLPPRGDLADSADASGNRPWLAPAPEAVAPQKSAREGATLFERMSNIARGAAKAQVEDDARGADVPRFLNRQNNQ, from the coding sequence ATGACGATCGAGTTCATGCGTCCGGAAGTTGACGAATTGCGGCCCCGGATCAGCGTGATCGGGGTGGGGGGTGCTGGCGGCAATGCGATCGCCAACATGATCGGTTCCGATGTGCTGGGCGTGGACTTCATCGTCGCGAACACCGACGCGCAGGCGCTCAACGCGTCGGCCGCCGAACAGCGCATCCAGCTCGGTCTCAAGATCACACAAGGGCTGGGCGCAGGCGCTCGCCCCGAAATCGGCCGTGCCGCAGCCGAAGAAGCGCTTGAACAGATCGAAGCCGCGCTCAACGGCGCGCACATGTGCTTCATCACCGCCGGCATGGGCGGGGGCACGGGCACCGGGGCCGCGCCGGTGATCGCCAAGCTCGCGCGCGACAAGGGTATCCTCACGGTCGGCGTCGTCACCAAGCCGTTCAGCTTCGAAGGCAATCGCCGCGCCAAATCGGCCGAGGCGGGCATCGAAGAACTGCAAAAGCATGTCGACACACTGATCGTCATCCCGAACCAGAACCTGTTCCTGGTCGCCAACCCGAACACGACCTTCAAGGAAGCGTTCGTCATGGCCGACGAAGTGCTCCAGCAGGGCGTGCGCAGCATCACCGACCTGATGGTCATGCCCGGCCTCATCAACCTCGATTTCGCCGACGTCCGTTCGGTGATGGGCGAAATGGGCAAGGCGATGATGGGCACCGGCGAGGCGGGCGGCGACAACCGCGCGATCGAGGCCGCTGAAAAGGCGATCGCCAACCCGCTGCTGGATGGCGTGTCGATGAAGGGCGCCAAGGGCGTGATCATTTCGATCACCGGCGGCGAAGACATGCGCCTGATGGAAGTCGACGAAGCCGCGAACCACATTCGCGAACTGGTCGATCCGGATGCCAACATCATCTGGGGTTCGGCGTTCAACAACGATCTGGAAGGCAAGATCCGCGTGTCGGTGGTCGCCACCGGGATCGAAGCCGAAGCGAGCACCCAGCCAGAACCGGCCAAGCTGTTCACCTTCCCGGCCGCGCGCAAGGCTGAACCGGCCCCACAGGCTGCGGCACCCGCGCCTGTGGCTGCTCCGGCCCCCGTCGCGGCGGCGCCGGCAGCACCCGCACCTGCGCCGGTTGTCGCCCAGCCGGAAATCGTGCTCGAACCGCCGGTCGTCGACGCGCTCGACCTGACGAGCAGCGATATCGTGGCGCCCCCGGTCGATGAACTGCTGCTCAACGACACGCTGACGCCGCCGGTGACGGGCAATCCGCTGCCGCCGCGCGGCGACCTTGCCGATAGTGCCGATGCCAGCGGCAACCGCCCCTGGCTTGCGCCGGCGCCCGAAGCGGTGGCCCCGCAGAAATCGGCCCGCGAAGGTGCTACGCTGTTCGAACGGATGTCCAACATCGCGCGCGGCGCGGCCAAGGCGCAGGTTGAGGATGATGCACGCGGCGCTGATGTGCCGCGCTTTCTGAACCGTCAGAACAACCAGTAA
- a CDS encoding SPOR domain-containing protein: MEQPRAALKLFDEAVALGVPEAEIAGDRGLAYDLRGDNRHAQQDYSLALRRSDDPEITGRLALSMAISGDRQGALTMLDPLVRKGDRSATRIRAFVLALTGDRTGAQRVANSAMPPEQAAAMGQFFGRLGELKPTQKALAVHFGRLPSTGRRYSEAEMFADAVLATPPGQQRPASRADAPLIPAGAPLGTSAGRTETADRAERRRPGAANGAPVPALTKAKAPASPVRPSPPKADDDDAKTPAAPPTRMAALADPKAELAVADPAIVAAKARAQADAKARADAAAKAKADAAAKAKLEAAAKLKADAKAKADAKLKAEAKAKADAKLKADAAAKAKEKEEAKAKAAAPERFWVQVASGKNKADLPKVWAKLKADKPKFFNGRSPWVSSWRASNRLLVGPFKTDEEAQAFVNQLAKAGMSTLQFTSRAGVPVEKLATGK, translated from the coding sequence ATGGAACAGCCGCGCGCCGCGCTTAAATTGTTCGACGAAGCGGTTGCGCTGGGCGTGCCCGAAGCGGAGATCGCCGGCGATCGCGGCCTGGCTTATGATCTGCGCGGGGATAACCGCCATGCGCAGCAGGATTATTCGCTGGCGCTGCGCCGTAGCGATGATCCGGAAATCACCGGCCGTCTCGCGCTGTCGATGGCGATATCGGGGGATCGGCAGGGCGCGCTGACGATGCTGGACCCGCTGGTGCGCAAGGGGGATCGATCGGCGACGCGGATCCGGGCGTTCGTGCTGGCGTTGACGGGCGATCGAACGGGTGCGCAGCGCGTGGCAAACAGTGCGATGCCGCCCGAACAGGCGGCCGCCATGGGCCAGTTTTTTGGCCGGCTGGGCGAATTGAAGCCGACGCAAAAGGCGCTTGCGGTCCATTTCGGCCGGCTGCCATCGACCGGGCGGCGATATAGCGAAGCGGAAATGTTCGCCGATGCGGTGCTGGCGACGCCGCCGGGCCAGCAGCGGCCGGCATCACGGGCCGATGCGCCGCTGATCCCCGCTGGCGCGCCGCTGGGCACAAGCGCCGGCCGCACCGAAACCGCCGACAGGGCCGAACGGCGCAGGCCGGGGGCCGCGAACGGGGCGCCTGTTCCGGCGCTGACGAAGGCCAAGGCACCGGCATCGCCCGTCCGCCCATCCCCGCCCAAGGCCGACGACGACGACGCGAAGACACCGGCCGCACCGCCGACCCGGATGGCGGCGCTGGCTGATCCCAAGGCCGAACTGGCCGTGGCCGATCCCGCGATCGTGGCCGCCAAGGCCAGGGCGCAGGCCGACGCCAAGGCCAGGGCCGACGCGGCAGCCAAGGCCAAAGCGGATGCCGCCGCCAAGGCGAAGCTGGAGGCCGCCGCCAAGCTGAAGGCGGACGCGAAAGCCAAGGCCGATGCGAAATTGAAGGCGGAAGCCAAGGCGAAAGCCGATGCCAAACTGAAGGCCGACGCCGCAGCCAAGGCAAAGGAAAAAGAAGAGGCCAAGGCGAAGGCCGCAGCACCCGAACGGTTCTGGGTGCAGGTGGCATCCGGCAAGAACAAGGCGGATCTGCCCAAGGTTTGGGCCAAGCTGAAGGCGGATAAGCCCAAATTCTTCAACGGCCGGTCGCCGTGGGTGTCGTCATGGCGGGCGTCGAACCGGCTACTTGTCGGCCCGTTCAAGACGGATGAGGAAGCGCAGGCTTTCGTCAACCAACTCGCCAAGGCGGGCATGTCGACGCTGCAATTCACGTCGCGCGCGGGCGTCCCGGTCGAGAAACTGGCGACGGGTAAATAA
- a CDS encoding segregation and condensation protein A translates to MLDVMDDFELPLDAPDTLTLAIDGWEGPLDLLLTLARSQKVDLREISILALVEQYLAFIDDAKALKLELAADYLVMAAWLAYLKSGLLLPKDPAIDPSPEELALRLQLRLQRLDAMREAGARLMGRDRLGRDVFMRGAPEGLKVVRRAAWQVELYDLIAAYGAIRARAEPVFHVVSRRPVMTLDEAMRRVERLIGVRIEWAVLESFLPDGLDPEYRRSALASSFVAALELARLGKAELDQAGPFAPLMIRAA, encoded by the coding sequence ATGCTCGACGTCATGGATGATTTCGAACTTCCGCTCGACGCGCCCGACACGCTGACCTTGGCGATCGACGGGTGGGAAGGGCCGCTCGATCTGCTGCTGACCTTGGCGCGGTCGCAGAAGGTGGATTTGCGCGAAATTTCGATCCTTGCGCTGGTCGAGCAATATCTGGCCTTCATCGACGACGCCAAGGCACTGAAACTGGAACTGGCGGCCGATTATCTGGTGATGGCGGCGTGGCTGGCTTATCTGAAATCGGGGCTGCTGCTGCCCAAGGACCCGGCGATCGATCCCAGCCCGGAAGAGCTGGCGCTCAGGCTGCAACTGCGTCTCCAGCGGCTGGATGCGATGCGTGAGGCCGGCGCGCGGCTGATGGGTCGCGATCGGCTGGGCCGCGACGTGTTCATGCGCGGCGCGCCCGAAGGCTTGAAGGTCGTTCGCCGCGCCGCGTGGCAGGTTGAACTTTATGATCTGATTGCGGCTTATGGCGCGATCCGGGCCCGCGCCGAACCCGTGTTTCACGTCGTGTCGCGCCGGCCGGTGATGACGTTGGACGAAGCGATGCGCCGGGTGGAACGGCTGATCGGCGTGCGGATCGAATGGGCGGTGCTCGAAAGTTTCCTGCCCGATGGGCTGGACCCCGAATATCGCCGCTCGGCGCTCGCCTCCAGCTTTGTCGCCGCGCTCGAACTGGCGCGGCTGGGCAAGGCCGAACTCGATCAGGCCGGGCCGTTCGCCCCCTTGATGATTCGCGCGGCATGA
- the tatC gene encoding twin-arginine translocase subunit TatC — protein MNDIDESKAPLLDHLVELRRRLLWSFAALGAAFAICLYFAKPIFAFLVQPLLRAGQGKLIYTNIFEAFFAEIKVAFFAAIMLAFPVVANQMWQFVAPGLYAKEKRALLPFLGITPVLFLAGAAMAYYVAMPVALHFLLSYQGNVGGVSQEALPGVGNYLDFVTKFIFGFGVAFLLPVLLMLLERAGIVTRDQLKAGRRYAIVAAFAIAAVLTPPDVVSQLILAVPLVLLYELALIAIWFTEKRRARSQPEDAAA, from the coding sequence ATGAACGATATCGATGAAAGCAAGGCGCCCCTGCTCGATCATCTGGTCGAACTGCGCCGTCGCCTGCTGTGGAGCTTTGCGGCGCTGGGCGCGGCCTTTGCCATCTGCCTCTATTTCGCCAAGCCGATCTTCGCCTTCCTCGTCCAGCCGCTGTTGCGCGCAGGACAGGGAAAACTGATCTATACCAATATCTTCGAAGCGTTTTTCGCCGAAATCAAGGTCGCCTTCTTCGCGGCGATCATGCTGGCCTTTCCGGTTGTGGCCAATCAGATGTGGCAATTCGTGGCTCCCGGCCTTTATGCCAAGGAAAAACGGGCGCTGCTGCCATTTCTGGGGATCACGCCGGTGCTGTTCCTGGCAGGCGCTGCGATGGCTTATTATGTCGCCATGCCCGTCGCGCTGCATTTCCTGTTGAGTTATCAGGGCAATGTTGGCGGCGTCAGCCAGGAAGCGCTGCCTGGCGTTGGCAATTATCTCGATTTCGTGACCAAGTTCATCTTCGGGTTCGGCGTTGCATTCCTGCTGCCGGTGCTGCTGATGCTGCTGGAACGCGCCGGGATCGTCACCCGCGATCAGTTGAAGGCGGGACGGCGCTATGCGATCGTGGCGGCGTTCGCCATCGCGGCGGTGCTGACCCCGCCCGATGTGGTGTCGCAGCTGATCCTCGCGGTGCCGCTGGTGCTGCTGTACGAACTGGCGCTGATCGCGATCTGGTTCACCGAAAAGCGCCGCGCGCGCAGCCAACCGGAGGACGCGGCCGCCTGA